In the Pseudomonas sp. ADAK2 genome, one interval contains:
- a CDS encoding esterase/lipase family protein produces MNTPWMPEGFDDWPLHFPATPFVRPAAHLDWTGRFISCWDNPTPSLPPSTLVVLVAGLFSEWLPRCFQDCAQALRDAGYQVLRMPVRSSRGVMAQGRHISKVLTAELQHGQRFVLLAHSKGGLDALAALSQDKALSDACDGVALVQPPTGPSTVMDEVLGCAAGQPGHSYPLDRVRRVLAKTPWMAAGTRDISSLRDPQIAQLLNQLPADLHATHVVSWTAAPSSRFDTHHARLNAQRPGCAHDGQFYIENLRIEGMPQICLPHLDHGQPVLGGGGFDATRFWLTLLNVLHETRPGQTR; encoded by the coding sequence ATGAACACGCCTTGGATGCCAGAAGGCTTTGACGATTGGCCGCTGCATTTTCCGGCCACGCCATTCGTAAGGCCTGCGGCGCACCTGGATTGGACGGGGCGATTTATCTCGTGCTGGGACAACCCCACGCCAAGCCTTCCCCCAAGCACCCTGGTGGTGCTGGTGGCCGGTTTGTTTTCTGAATGGTTGCCACGGTGTTTTCAGGATTGCGCCCAGGCGCTGAGGGACGCGGGTTATCAGGTGCTGCGCATGCCCGTACGTTCTTCGCGCGGGGTCATGGCGCAAGGCAGGCATATCAGCAAAGTGCTGACCGCCGAACTCCAGCACGGGCAACGATTTGTCCTGCTGGCGCACAGCAAGGGCGGGCTCGACGCGTTGGCGGCATTGTCTCAGGACAAAGCTTTGAGCGACGCGTGTGATGGCGTTGCGCTGGTGCAACCGCCGACCGGTCCGTCGACCGTCATGGATGAGGTGCTGGGTTGCGCCGCCGGGCAACCCGGCCACAGCTACCCGCTCGACCGGGTTCGCCGGGTGCTGGCAAAAACGCCGTGGATGGCCGCTGGCACACGGGATATCAGCAGCCTGCGCGACCCGCAAATCGCGCAACTACTCAATCAACTGCCCGCCGACTTGCATGCTACCCACGTCGTCAGTTGGACCGCCGCGCCCAGTTCGCGCTTCGACACCCATCATGCGCGCCTCAATGCCCAACGACCGGGTTGTGCCCATGACGGCCAGTTTTACATCGAGAACCTGCGCATCGAGGGCATGCCGCAGATTTGCCTGCCGCACCTCGATCACGGCCAGCCGGTGCTGGGCGGTGGTGGCTTTGACGCGACCCGTTTCTGGCTGACGCTGCTGAATGTGTTGCATGAGACCCGGCCCGGTCAGACCAGATAA
- a CDS encoding metal-dependent hydrolase, with protein sequence MSYLKRLFSRCPPAQSTSTTIPHRNVRFALDASIPRYWYRDWPLVTRFFDGLSIMFPLGEKLFIDSVVHFRAAIETDATLCRAVDEFVYQEASHIREHRLYNQLLAAQGAPIDELENLLRRRQEVGNRFTPATRLAMTASLEHFTAILSDQLLRHPAVLEGADPRMAMLWRWHAIEETEHKAVAFDVLCAVVRNPLWRYLMRCGVMLTMTAYFAVDVMYFIYRLAGNDGQRRNWRGWLRLQWWLFVNPGPLTRAFPRWLFWFVPGFHPNRLDTTQALDAARQTLDEYARPNQ encoded by the coding sequence ATGTCGTATCTCAAACGCCTGTTCTCCCGGTGCCCGCCTGCACAATCAACTAGCACAACAATTCCCCATCGCAACGTTCGCTTTGCACTGGATGCGAGCATTCCCCGTTACTGGTATCGAGACTGGCCCCTCGTCACGCGTTTTTTTGATGGGCTGTCGATCATGTTTCCCCTCGGCGAAAAACTGTTTATTGATAGTGTCGTGCACTTTCGTGCCGCGATCGAAACAGATGCCACGCTTTGCAGGGCGGTTGACGAGTTTGTTTATCAGGAAGCGTCGCATATTCGTGAACACCGGCTGTACAACCAACTGCTGGCGGCACAGGGCGCGCCGATTGATGAACTGGAGAACCTTCTCCGGCGCCGACAGGAAGTCGGCAATCGGTTTACGCCTGCGACGCGTCTGGCCATGACCGCCAGCCTCGAGCATTTCACCGCCATTCTCTCCGATCAGTTGCTGCGCCACCCCGCCGTGCTGGAAGGCGCCGACCCTAGGATGGCCATGCTGTGGCGCTGGCACGCCATCGAAGAAACCGAGCACAAGGCTGTCGCCTTCGACGTGCTGTGCGCGGTGGTGCGCAATCCGCTGTGGCGCTACCTGATGCGCTGCGGGGTCATGCTGACCATGACGGCTTACTTTGCCGTCGACGTCATGTATTTCATCTACCGCCTGGCCGGGAATGATGGGCAACGCCGTAACTGGCGAGGGTGGCTGCGCTTGCAATGGTGGTTATTTGTGAACCCCGGCCCGCTGACACGCGCCTTTCCAAGGTGGCTGTTCTGGTTCGTTCCGGGGTTTCACCCCAACCGCCTCGACACCACTCAAGCCCTGGACGCGGCACGCCAAACGCTGGACGAATACGCCAGGCCCAATCAATGA
- a CDS encoding fatty acid desaturase family protein, producing MRSSTDSSQTSRFDVANLCVLALQTLMWGATLTWLSHTDAGWLKWLVLIPFCLVMQGVFSMMHESFHGLAHRKKSLNYFVMWWASTLFGASATLIHINHLGHHTRNRTRAELADFAVADESLLRKRIEYYFAVLGGIWLAAFIGSLLLPLLPARITDKWSQTAEVNTYAAAFKDFSNSDFRRIRLEVIASLAVWLSAGLLLGWTWQVVLIAYIAFAFSWSSLQWVYHMRTPLDVVEGAYNMRAPRLVRWAFLNFNYNLTHHRQSGLHWQQMHRASNLKETRPLWFGWLQVFLPPQRLPDDLTQLDKTYF from the coding sequence ATGCGCAGTTCCACTGACAGTTCACAAACCAGTCGTTTCGACGTGGCCAATCTGTGTGTTCTGGCGCTGCAAACCCTGATGTGGGGGGCGACGCTGACCTGGTTGTCACACACCGATGCGGGTTGGCTCAAGTGGCTTGTCCTGATTCCGTTTTGCCTGGTCATGCAAGGCGTGTTCTCGATGATGCACGAGTCCTTTCATGGGTTGGCCCACCGTAAAAAGTCGCTGAACTACTTCGTCATGTGGTGGGCTTCAACGCTGTTTGGTGCCTCGGCCACGCTGATTCATATCAACCATCTGGGCCACCACACTCGCAATCGCACTCGTGCCGAACTGGCGGATTTCGCGGTCGCGGATGAGTCGCTGCTGCGCAAGCGGATCGAGTACTACTTTGCGGTGCTCGGCGGTATCTGGCTCGCGGCGTTTATCGGCAGTCTCTTGTTACCGCTGCTACCGGCGCGCATCACTGATAAATGGTCGCAAACCGCTGAGGTCAATACCTACGCCGCGGCCTTCAAGGATTTCTCCAACAGCGACTTCCGGCGTATCCGCCTGGAGGTGATCGCCAGTCTCGCGGTGTGGTTATCGGCCGGGCTATTGCTGGGCTGGACATGGCAGGTGGTGCTCATTGCCTACATCGCTTTTGCATTTTCCTGGTCATCGCTGCAGTGGGTGTACCACATGCGCACGCCGCTGGATGTCGTCGAGGGCGCCTATAACATGCGGGCGCCGCGCCTCGTCCGCTGGGCGTTTCTGAACTTCAATTACAACCTGACCCATCACCGGCAATCGGGGCTGCATTGGCAGCAGATGCACCGGGCATCGAACCTCAAGGAAACCCGGCCATTATGGTTTGGCTGGCTGCAGGTGTTCCTGCCGCCCCAACGCTTGCCCGATGACTTGACCCAACTCGACAAGACCTACTTTTGA
- a CDS encoding GH3 family domain-containing protein: MSANNGAKRALWQGFIDSAQPTLDLWREQTEQPELAQERVLQRLLKANRDCAFGRAHDFAHIADSTQFRDNVPIHSYAQLHPWIERAQHESEAILTSVPPVFFERTSGSSALQKAIPYTRAFLGEMHSALNVWLADMYRQVPEISHGSGYWSMSPPLQMPVAAPNGVSIGSTSDLEYLSGSNVASLAGTLLIPQFAGDPSQWRRQTLLALLADADLSFISVWSPTFLTSLLQPLFDGETPEHAQTFAWLEEALPASRKSALRRARSQGVCTELWPRLAAVSCWMDGPSRTYFKQLAVRFPQAQWLPKGLFATEGVVSVPYGDEAGCPLAIGSHYLEFLSDDGSLRNAHALRMGETAEVLLTTGGGLYRYALGDRVRVVGMQGRTPRVEFIGRAAVTSDLVGEKLDEQIVQGIFDRCLTTAAAACLIPNASATPPYYLALVATGEDIAPQALALAIESALSGVFHYAQARSLGQLAPLRVRLLNGGADLLAQVLQQAAELSGIRAGDVKPRPLINRLETADAILALTETQCQHL, encoded by the coding sequence ATGAGCGCCAACAACGGCGCCAAACGTGCCCTGTGGCAGGGTTTTATCGACAGTGCCCAGCCCACGCTTGATCTCTGGCGAGAACAAACTGAACAGCCGGAGTTGGCGCAAGAACGGGTATTGCAGCGACTGCTGAAAGCCAATCGTGACTGCGCATTCGGGCGTGCCCACGACTTCGCCCATATCGCTGATTCAACGCAGTTTCGCGATAACGTACCGATCCACTCTTATGCGCAACTGCATCCCTGGATCGAGCGCGCGCAGCACGAGTCAGAAGCGATTTTGACCTCCGTCCCGCCGGTGTTTTTCGAGCGCACGAGCGGCAGCAGTGCCCTGCAAAAAGCGATTCCTTATACGCGCGCCTTCCTCGGTGAAATGCACAGTGCGTTAAACGTCTGGCTTGCCGACATGTATCGTCAAGTCCCCGAGATCAGTCATGGCTCAGGCTACTGGTCGATGTCGCCGCCGCTGCAAATGCCGGTGGCCGCTCCCAATGGGGTTTCCATTGGTTCCACCAGTGATCTGGAGTATCTGAGCGGCAGCAATGTCGCCAGCCTGGCAGGGACTTTGCTGATTCCACAATTTGCCGGCGATCCGTCGCAGTGGCGCCGCCAGACCCTGTTGGCATTGTTGGCCGATGCTGATTTGAGTTTTATCAGTGTGTGGAGCCCGACGTTCCTGACCAGTCTGTTGCAGCCGTTGTTTGACGGCGAAACACCTGAACATGCCCAGACATTTGCCTGGCTGGAAGAGGCGCTTCCCGCCTCACGCAAGTCTGCCTTGCGTCGAGCGCGATCCCAGGGCGTGTGCACCGAACTCTGGCCGCGACTGGCCGCCGTCAGCTGCTGGATGGACGGCCCCAGCCGCACCTACTTCAAACAATTGGCGGTGCGTTTTCCGCAAGCACAATGGCTACCCAAAGGTCTGTTCGCCACTGAAGGCGTGGTCAGCGTGCCCTATGGTGACGAGGCCGGGTGCCCGCTTGCAATTGGCAGTCATTACCTGGAATTTCTCAGCGACGACGGTTCCTTGCGCAATGCTCATGCGTTGCGCATGGGAGAAACCGCAGAAGTCTTGCTGACCACCGGTGGCGGCTTGTATCGCTACGCATTGGGGGATCGGGTCCGGGTCGTTGGTATGCAGGGTCGTACGCCGCGCGTGGAGTTTATCGGGCGCGCCGCGGTGACCAGTGATCTGGTAGGTGAGAAGCTCGATGAGCAAATCGTCCAGGGCATCTTCGATCGTTGCCTTACCACAGCGGCCGCCGCGTGCCTGATCCCCAATGCCTCGGCCACGCCGCCGTATTACCTGGCGTTGGTCGCCACCGGCGAAGACATTGCTCCACAGGCGCTGGCGCTGGCTATCGAGTCGGCACTGTCGGGCGTCTTTCATTACGCCCAGGCCCGCAGCCTTGGGCAACTGGCGCCGCTACGGGTTCGATTGCTCAACGGTGGCGCTGATCTGCTCGCTCAGGTCCTGCAACAGGCGGCGGAGTTAAGCGGTATCCGCGCAGGTGACGTCAAACCGCGCCCACTTATCAATCGGCTTGAGACAGCCGACGCCATTCTTGCCCTGACGGAAACCCAATGTCAGCACCTTTGA
- a CDS encoding aromatic ring-hydroxylating oxygenase subunit alpha has translation MSAPLISTVEVPCDATLEQWYVACSSKELPKGKPYRARILELNLVLFRQRDGQVAALLDQCLHRGTRLSAGKIADDCLVCPYHGWRYDAQGQVVYIPSVGDKPCSSTAREHRFKQRHFAVQELDGLIWVYTGTSDPQAKPVFRLPAYTEKGWQSYFMINTFEADVGSLVQNFMDVPHTVFVHEGIFRSGTGRTMEATLACKAHSIEVTYHDDGDKIGLLNWLSNPDGEPLVHTDRFFAPNVTRCDYQWGDRSAFYIISQITPINTRQSRVYTYIAYRFRLPRWLLRTLRPFIHLYTRIVIRQDVKIIQAHREGLDNAVGFKPVNVRADAVHVGVEQMLVAVRRGEELPVGQRQESRIRFEL, from the coding sequence ATGTCAGCACCTTTGATCAGCACCGTCGAGGTGCCTTGCGATGCAACCCTCGAACAATGGTATGTGGCTTGCTCCAGCAAGGAACTGCCCAAGGGCAAGCCTTACCGGGCAAGGATTCTTGAACTCAACCTTGTGCTCTTTCGTCAGCGTGACGGCCAGGTCGCGGCATTGCTCGACCAGTGCCTGCACCGAGGCACACGATTGTCGGCCGGCAAGATCGCCGACGATTGCCTCGTCTGCCCCTACCATGGCTGGCGCTATGACGCCCAGGGACAAGTGGTGTACATCCCCAGCGTCGGCGATAAACCGTGCTCATCGACAGCGCGAGAGCATCGATTTAAACAGCGCCATTTTGCCGTGCAAGAACTGGACGGACTGATCTGGGTGTACACCGGCACCAGCGACCCGCAAGCCAAACCGGTGTTCAGGCTACCGGCCTACACCGAAAAAGGCTGGCAGTCCTACTTCATGATCAACACCTTCGAGGCCGACGTCGGCAGCCTGGTGCAAAACTTCATGGACGTGCCACACACCGTCTTCGTCCACGAAGGCATCTTCAGGTCCGGCACCGGCCGCACCATGGAAGCCACACTCGCCTGCAAGGCACACAGCATCGAAGTGACCTATCACGACGACGGCGACAAAATCGGACTCCTGAACTGGCTGAGCAACCCCGACGGCGAGCCACTGGTCCACACCGATCGCTTCTTTGCCCCCAACGTCACGCGCTGCGACTACCAGTGGGGCGACCGCTCGGCCTTCTACATCATCAGCCAAATCACACCGATAAATACCCGCCAGTCCCGCGTCTACACCTACATCGCCTACCGCTTCCGCTTACCCCGCTGGCTACTGCGAACATTGCGCCCGTTCATCCACCTGTACACCCGCATCGTCATTCGCCAGGACGTGAAAATCATTCAGGCGCATAGGGAAGGACTTGATAATGCGGTGGGTTTCAAGCCGGTGAATGTGCGGGCGGATGCGGTGCATGTGGGGGTTGAGCAGATGTTGGTGGCGGTGAGGCGGGGGGAGGAGTTGCCGGTGGGGCAGCGGCAGGAAAGTCGGATACGGTTTGAGCTTTGA